The Armatimonadota bacterium genome has a segment encoding these proteins:
- a CDS encoding carbohydrate kinase family protein, giving the protein MSAPVLLTLGGLVADLVLPIPALPVRAGEHQLGEWLRVEPGGLGNCLVVASRLGMRTAALGWLGDDLFGDHLVRVLEREGVDLTPLLRVAGPTATSVVLIDRTRAEHVFLGTFGASGPARVPPDWVERLGPEVWLLSDGYVLLRAAPLVEEAFALARARGARTAFDPGPLAHGAPQASLGRTLAQTTVLLLTEAEARAVIDRVGATSPDRLTPGTAVGAGAARRPEVLMQALRGLGPDVVAVKRGAAGAVVAGPQGTVAAEGFPVAVQDTTAAGDAFDAALLVALAFGADMQTAALLANATGALSVTRVGTGTALPTAAEVATFLETRGATLPAFLRRLTGVGGECAGPEVPWRAG; this is encoded by the coding sequence GTGAGCGCGCCGGTACTGCTCACCCTGGGCGGGCTCGTGGCCGATCTGGTGCTGCCCATCCCCGCGCTCCCGGTGCGCGCCGGGGAGCACCAGCTGGGTGAGTGGCTGCGGGTGGAGCCGGGCGGGCTCGGCAACTGCCTGGTGGTGGCCTCGCGCCTGGGGATGCGAACCGCTGCGCTGGGCTGGCTGGGCGACGACCTCTTCGGGGATCACCTTGTGCGCGTGCTGGAGCGCGAGGGCGTGGACCTGACACCGCTCCTCCGTGTGGCCGGGCCGACGGCGACTTCGGTCGTCCTGATCGACCGCACCCGTGCCGAGCACGTCTTCCTGGGAACGTTCGGTGCGTCCGGGCCCGCGCGCGTGCCGCCCGACTGGGTGGAGCGGCTGGGGCCGGAGGTGTGGCTGCTCAGCGACGGCTACGTGCTGCTCCGCGCGGCGCCGCTCGTGGAGGAGGCGTTTGCGCTCGCCCGCGCCCGCGGGGCCCGCACGGCCTTCGACCCGGGCCCCCTCGCCCACGGCGCGCCGCAGGCCAGCCTGGGACGGACCCTGGCGCAGACCACGGTCCTTCTGCTCACCGAGGCCGAGGCTAGGGCGGTGATCGATCGGGTCGGCGCCACCTCCCCAGACCGCCTCACGCCCGGCACGGCCGTCGGTGCCGGCGCGGCGCGCCGTCCTGAGGTGCTGATGCAGGCGCTGCGCGGCCTGGGTCCCGACGTCGTGGCCGTCAAGCGCGGCGCAGCCGGGGCCGTGGTGGCGGGTCCCCAGGGCACCGTGGCCGCGGAGGGCTTTCCGGTGGCGGTGCAGGACACCACGGCCGCCGGGGACGCCTTCGACGCCGCGCTCCTCGTGGCGCTGGCCTTTGGGGCCGACATGCAGACCGCCGCCCTCCTGGCCAACGCCACAGGCGCGCTGTCCGTCACCCGTGTAGGCACCGGCACCGCCCTGCCGACGGCGGCCGAGGTGGCAACCTTCCTGGAAACGCGCGGGGCCACCCTTCCCGCCTTCCTCCGCCGCCTGACCGGCGTGGGCGGGGAGTGTGCCGGGCCGGAGGTACCATGGCGCGCCGGGTGA